Proteins from a single region of Polyangium spumosum:
- a CDS encoding XisI protein yields MEGAGEHPMMDTRAVDREVIERVLSEYAAIPYAHGDVQTQTVFDRERGHYLLMIVGREGRKRVHGCLVHVDVVGEDVVIQRDGIEHGIAPELVQGGIAAERIVLAFHVYGAKRYSELSAA; encoded by the coding sequence ATGGAGGGAGCCGGAGAGCATCCGATGATGGACACCCGAGCAGTCGACCGAGAGGTGATCGAGCGCGTGCTGTCGGAGTACGCCGCGATCCCGTACGCACACGGAGACGTGCAGACGCAGACGGTGTTCGACCGGGAGCGCGGGCACTACCTCTTGATGATCGTGGGACGCGAGGGGAGGAAGCGGGTGCACGGGTGCCTCGTGCATGTGGATGTCGTGGGGGAGGACGTGGTCATCCAGCGGGATGGCATCGAGCATGGGATCGCGCCGGAGCTCGTGCAGGGTGGGATCGCGGCGGAGAGGATCGTGCTCGCGTTCCATGTGTACGGGGCGAAGAGGTATTCGGAGCTTTCGGCGGCGTGA
- a CDS encoding TerB family tellurite resistance protein has translation MSAPDEKFIERVTQCIAQPGPNAPRGVRHSILAQAARLAQSRPVGDEATAPSGFDPAAAALFEGTVESAYLVATSDGPITTTEDAVLRAIVGIGCDGKVSPEQVEALFGELASAQKRESEDERVAHIAQMITQRDHQREVLRIAAIMARASGGVRPAERALLERLAQRFTLGEAAVDAAIAEASEALGTV, from the coding sequence ATGAGTGCCCCTGACGAGAAGTTCATCGAGCGCGTCACGCAGTGCATCGCGCAGCCTGGGCCGAACGCCCCGCGTGGCGTGCGGCACTCGATCCTGGCGCAAGCGGCGCGCCTCGCGCAGAGCCGTCCGGTCGGGGACGAGGCCACGGCTCCTTCCGGCTTCGATCCTGCGGCGGCGGCGCTCTTCGAGGGCACGGTCGAGAGCGCGTACCTCGTGGCCACCTCCGACGGCCCGATCACCACGACCGAGGACGCCGTTTTGCGGGCCATCGTGGGCATCGGCTGCGACGGCAAGGTCTCGCCCGAGCAGGTCGAGGCCCTCTTCGGCGAGCTCGCCTCCGCGCAGAAGCGCGAGAGCGAAGACGAGCGCGTCGCGCACATCGCGCAGATGATCACGCAGCGGGATCACCAGCGTGAGGTGCTGCGGATCGCGGCGATCATGGCGCGCGCCTCCGGCGGCGTCCGGCCTGCGGAGCGCGCCTTGCTCGAGCGGCTCGCGCAGCGCTTCACGCTCGGCGAGGCGGCGGTCGACGCGGCGATCGCCGAGGCCAGCGAGGCCCTCGGCACCGTCTGA
- the mtnA gene encoding S-methyl-5-thioribose-1-phosphate isomerase has product MFLLDQRDLPAREVYATLRSVEEVAEAIRAMVVRGAPAIGIAAAYGMVLAARALRPAEASRYVAGLRAAASMLVAARPTAVNLSWAVSRMLASAEAHAHEPAEERVADLAALARRIHVEDLEACRRMGRVGAARIPHGATILTHCNAGALATGGYGTALGVVRAAAEAGKQVRVLADETRPYLQGARLTAWELSQDGIPVEVITDSMAGHFLRRREVTAIVVGADRIARNGDIANKIGTYGLACLAKHHGVPFYVAAPWSTVDLATLDGDHIPLEERSRDEVVRVGGSVLVPEGVPARHPAFDVTPAELITAIFTERGEYAAGEIARAGEAGA; this is encoded by the coding sequence GTGTTTCTCCTGGATCAACGGGATCTCCCGGCGCGCGAGGTCTACGCGACGTTGCGCTCGGTCGAGGAGGTCGCGGAGGCGATCCGCGCGATGGTGGTGCGGGGCGCGCCTGCGATCGGGATCGCGGCGGCGTACGGCATGGTGCTGGCTGCGCGGGCGCTACGTCCGGCGGAGGCCTCGCGGTACGTGGCGGGCCTTCGCGCGGCGGCGAGCATGCTGGTGGCGGCGCGGCCGACGGCGGTGAACCTCTCGTGGGCGGTCTCGCGGATGCTCGCGTCGGCGGAGGCGCACGCGCACGAGCCGGCCGAGGAGCGCGTGGCGGATCTCGCGGCGCTCGCGCGACGTATCCACGTGGAGGACCTCGAGGCCTGCCGGCGGATGGGCCGGGTGGGCGCGGCGCGGATCCCGCATGGCGCGACGATCCTGACGCATTGCAACGCCGGCGCGCTGGCGACGGGCGGATATGGCACGGCGCTCGGGGTGGTCCGTGCGGCGGCGGAGGCGGGCAAGCAGGTGCGGGTCCTGGCGGACGAGACGAGGCCGTACCTGCAGGGCGCGCGGCTGACGGCGTGGGAGCTGTCGCAGGACGGGATCCCGGTCGAGGTGATCACGGACTCGATGGCGGGGCATTTCCTGCGTCGACGCGAGGTGACGGCGATCGTGGTGGGCGCGGATCGGATCGCGCGGAACGGGGACATCGCGAACAAGATCGGCACGTACGGGCTCGCGTGCCTGGCGAAGCACCACGGGGTGCCGTTTTACGTGGCCGCGCCGTGGAGCACGGTGGATCTGGCGACGCTCGACGGCGACCACATCCCGCTGGAGGAGCGGAGCCGGGACGAGGTTGTGCGGGTGGGAGGGTCGGTGCTGGTGCCGGAAGGTGTACCGGCGCGGCACCCGGCGTTCGACGTGACGCCGGCGGAGCTGATCACGGCGATCTTCACGGAGCGGGGCGAGTATGCCGCGGGGGAGATTGCGCGGGCGGGGGAGGCGGGGGCGTAG
- the lipA gene encoding lipoyl synthase has product MDHASPLLPPRRGLRTESMTAASRFAPKPPWLKVRAPGGDTYHHLKQTFRELDLHTVCEEARCPNVGECWREGTATVMLLGDVCTRGCRFCAVTTGNPRGAVDTREPEHVARAIARLDLQYVVMTMVNRDDLLDGGAEHVARTVQRLKDLRPDILVETLVGDFSGHLSAVDTVVEARPDVFAHNVETIRRLTRTVRDVRSSYDQSLAVLERAKTRAKAAGIEGQLTKSSIMVGVGETDDEVVETMRDLRAVGVDVVTIGQYLRPTPKHHDVLRFVPPETFARYEEEALALGFLYAASGPLVRSSYRAAEVFLRSLLREKGGEGGDVQAELEARLDVARREAARVALELGSPSSVEIPLGKKAESAGLVPAASLVRR; this is encoded by the coding sequence GTGGATCACGCGAGTCCCTTGCTCCCGCCTCGCCGTGGCCTAAGAACGGAATCCATGACCGCCGCTTCCCGCTTCGCCCCCAAGCCCCCCTGGCTCAAAGTCCGCGCGCCCGGCGGCGACACCTACCATCACCTCAAGCAGACCTTCCGCGAGCTCGATCTCCACACCGTCTGCGAGGAGGCGCGTTGCCCCAACGTGGGCGAGTGCTGGCGCGAGGGCACGGCCACCGTGATGCTGCTCGGTGACGTCTGCACCCGTGGCTGCCGCTTCTGCGCCGTCACCACCGGCAACCCGCGCGGCGCCGTCGACACCCGCGAGCCCGAGCACGTCGCGCGCGCCATCGCGCGGCTCGATCTCCAGTACGTCGTCATGACCATGGTCAACCGCGACGACCTGCTCGACGGCGGCGCCGAGCACGTGGCGCGCACCGTCCAGCGCTTGAAGGACCTCCGCCCCGACATCCTCGTCGAGACCCTCGTCGGCGACTTCTCGGGCCACCTCTCCGCCGTCGACACCGTCGTCGAGGCCAGGCCCGACGTCTTCGCGCACAACGTCGAGACCATCCGCCGCCTCACGCGCACCGTGCGCGACGTGCGATCGAGCTACGACCAGTCCCTCGCCGTGCTCGAGCGCGCGAAGACCCGCGCGAAGGCCGCGGGGATCGAGGGACAGTTGACGAAGAGCTCCATCATGGTCGGCGTCGGCGAGACCGACGACGAGGTCGTCGAGACCATGCGCGATCTTCGCGCCGTCGGCGTCGACGTCGTCACGATCGGCCAGTACCTCCGGCCCACGCCCAAGCACCACGACGTCTTGCGCTTCGTCCCGCCCGAGACTTTCGCGCGGTACGAGGAAGAGGCCCTCGCGTTGGGCTTCCTCTACGCCGCGTCTGGCCCGCTCGTCCGGTCGAGCTACCGCGCGGCCGAGGTCTTCCTGCGCAGCCTCTTGCGGGAAAAAGGCGGCGAGGGCGGCGACGTGCAGGCCGAGCTCGAAGCGCGGCTCGACGTCGCGCGTCGTGAGGCCGCGCGTGTCGCCCTGGAGCTCGGCTCTCCTTCGAGCGTCGAGATCCCGCTCGGCAAGAAGGCCGAGTCGGCGGGCCTCGTCCCGGCGGCGTCGCTCGTGCGGCGGTGA
- a CDS encoding SDR family oxidoreductase — MRLENRVVFITGASRGIGRAVALACAREGADVVVAAKSEVEQNPRLPGTIHSVAKEVEALGRRALPIKLDVRDADACEAAVAQAAAHFGRLDVLVNNAGALWWADVLGTPMKKFDLVMGINVRASFALARAALPHMIERKWGHIVMMSPPVDANAVAHHGAYAVSKFGMTMIALAIAEEAKAHNVTANALWPATAIESYATINFGLGGPEFWRKADILADATLALITKEPSARPGKAWIDEALLRSEGVTDFSKYQCAPGHEPPHFPFSALPTTTETVDKKK; from the coding sequence ATGCGGCTCGAGAACAGGGTTGTCTTCATCACGGGCGCCTCCCGGGGCATTGGTCGCGCGGTCGCGCTCGCTTGTGCGCGGGAGGGCGCCGACGTCGTCGTCGCGGCCAAGTCGGAGGTCGAGCAGAACCCCCGGCTCCCGGGGACGATCCACAGCGTGGCGAAGGAGGTCGAGGCGCTCGGCCGTCGCGCCTTGCCGATCAAGCTCGACGTGCGTGACGCCGACGCGTGCGAGGCGGCGGTCGCGCAGGCGGCGGCGCACTTCGGCCGGCTCGACGTGCTCGTGAACAACGCGGGCGCGCTCTGGTGGGCGGACGTGCTCGGGACGCCGATGAAGAAGTTCGACCTCGTGATGGGCATCAACGTGCGTGCGTCGTTCGCGCTCGCGCGCGCGGCCTTGCCGCACATGATCGAGCGCAAGTGGGGGCACATCGTGATGATGTCGCCGCCGGTCGACGCGAATGCGGTCGCGCACCATGGGGCGTACGCGGTCTCCAAGTTCGGCATGACGATGATCGCGCTGGCGATCGCGGAGGAGGCGAAGGCGCACAACGTGACGGCGAACGCGCTCTGGCCGGCGACGGCGATCGAGAGCTACGCGACCATCAACTTCGGCCTCGGGGGCCCGGAGTTCTGGCGCAAGGCGGACATCCTCGCGGACGCGACGCTCGCTTTGATCACCAAGGAGCCTTCGGCGCGGCCGGGCAAGGCCTGGATCGACGAGGCGCTCTTGCGCAGCGAGGGCGTGACCGATTTCTCGAAGTACCAGTGCGCGCCTGGCCATGAGCCGCCGCATTTCCCGTTCTCGGCGCTCCCGACGACGACCGAGACCGTCGACAAGAAGAAGTGA
- a CDS encoding Rpn family recombination-promoting nuclease/putative transposase has translation MPKPRRRGRLPQPHDALFKWAFSQREHAIGLLRAALPAALSAWIDWRSLRLEQGSFVDRALRHRHGDLVFSARIRGKSVYFHALVEQQRDVEPLMVFRMGVYMMRLWEQLVRDDPALKELPPIIPIVVHHSEAGWTAATAFQDLVPMDEIVRPAVLPFVPQFEVRLIDLGGGRAGDLVEQALTSLGQVVLWCLSVAGDDLRFEREIDRIGKALDEVLLAKDGLAALGVLLRYLAATHERIGAAMVGEILESATSSKVGDAIMTWIDEIEERGVERGRVEGRVEGRVEGRVEGRMEGQARLLRKLLTARFGALPASARARIADADEATLSRWGVRLLTAETLDDVFGEARRAPLASKPRGRVRRSPA, from the coding sequence ATGCCCAAGCCACGCCGTCGGGGCCGTCTGCCCCAGCCGCACGACGCGCTCTTCAAGTGGGCGTTTTCCCAGCGCGAGCACGCCATCGGCCTGCTCCGGGCGGCGCTGCCAGCGGCGCTCTCCGCCTGGATCGACTGGAGAAGCTTGCGGCTCGAGCAGGGCAGCTTCGTCGACCGCGCGTTACGCCATCGCCACGGTGACCTCGTGTTCTCCGCGCGCATCCGCGGGAAAAGCGTGTACTTCCACGCCCTCGTCGAGCAGCAGCGCGACGTCGAGCCGCTCATGGTCTTTCGCATGGGCGTCTACATGATGCGGCTCTGGGAGCAGCTCGTCCGCGACGACCCGGCCTTGAAAGAGCTGCCGCCGATCATCCCCATCGTCGTGCATCACAGCGAGGCGGGCTGGACGGCGGCCACGGCGTTCCAGGACCTCGTGCCGATGGACGAGATCGTTCGGCCTGCCGTCCTCCCGTTCGTCCCGCAGTTCGAGGTCCGGCTGATCGACCTCGGCGGCGGGCGGGCGGGGGATCTCGTGGAGCAGGCGCTCACCTCGCTCGGACAGGTCGTGCTCTGGTGTCTGTCCGTGGCGGGCGACGATCTTCGGTTCGAGCGAGAGATCGATCGGATCGGGAAGGCGCTCGACGAGGTGCTCCTGGCCAAGGACGGCCTTGCTGCACTCGGCGTGTTGCTGCGGTATCTTGCAGCCACGCACGAGCGTATCGGCGCGGCGATGGTCGGAGAGATCCTGGAGAGCGCGACGAGCTCGAAGGTGGGAGACGCGATCATGACCTGGATAGACGAGATCGAAGAGCGGGGCGTCGAGCGGGGCCGCGTCGAAGGCCGCGTCGAAGGCCGCGTCGAAGGCCGCGTCGAAGGCCGCATGGAGGGGCAAGCGCGACTCCTGCGCAAGCTCCTCACCGCGCGCTTCGGCGCTCTGCCGGCCTCTGCCCGCGCCCGGATCGCCGACGCCGACGAGGCCACGCTCAGCCGCTGGGGCGTCCGGCTGCTCACGGCGGAGACCCTCGACGACGTGTTCGGCGAGGCGCGCCGCGCCCCGCTCGCCTCGAAGCCTCGTGGTCGCGTTCGGCGCAGCCCCGCATGA